From a region of the Syngnathoides biaculeatus isolate LvHL_M chromosome 2, ASM1980259v1, whole genome shotgun sequence genome:
- the tardbpa gene encoding TAR DNA binding protein, like — protein sequence MSELYIRVAEDENEEPMEIPSEDDGTVLLSSVAAQFPGACGLRYRNPESQCMRGVRLVEGVLHAPESDWGNLVYVVNYPKDNKRKMEEIDAASAVKVKRGYQKTSDLIVLGLPWKTTEQDLKDYFTTFGEVIMVQIKRDANTGNSKGFGFVRFTEYETQVKVISQRHMIDGRWCDCKLPNSKAFPDEPMRSRKIFVGRCTEDMTPDELRQYFMQYGEVTDVFIPKPFRAFAFVTFADDQVAQALCGEDLIIKGVSVHISNAEPKHNNSRQMMERGRFGAGGFGQAYGASRGGLGAGGGGKGGVNFSALGLNPAMVAAAQAALQSSWGMMGMLANQQGMTTAAGGTAATTRDQTYSSTSTSYSSPTAASLGWPAGTNSASGSGFSSGFGGSMETKSSNWGM from the exons ATGTCCGAGTTGTACATTCGGGTGGCAGAAGACGAGAACGAGGAGCCGATGGAGATTCCGTCGGAAGATGATGGCACCGTTTTGCTGTCGTCTGTCGCGGCCCAGTTTCCAGGGGCTTGCGGACTCCGCTACAGAAATCCAGAGTCCCAGTGCATGCGCGGAGTCCGGCTTGTGGAGGGCGTCCTGCATGCGCCAGAGAGCGACTGGGGAAATCTGGTCTACGTGGTCAATTACCCCAAAG ATAAcaaaagaaagatggaggaaattGATGCTGCCTCAGCTGTGAAAGTCAAAAGGGGTTATCAGAAGACGTCAGACCTTATTGTCCTTGGCCTTCCCTGGAAAACCACAGAACAAGACCTGAAAGATTATTTCACCACCTTTGGAGAGGTCATCATGGTACAG ATCAAGAGGGATGCAAACACGGGCAACTCCAAAGGATTTGGCTTTGTGCGCTTCACTGAATATGAAACCCAGGTTAAAGTGATTTCTCAGAGACACATGATAGATGGACGATGGTGCGACTGCAAGCTCCCCAACTCAAAG GCGTTCCCCGACGAGCCCATGCGGAGTCGCAAAATCTTCGTGGGCCGCTGCACGGAGGACATGACCCCTGATGAGCTGCGACAGTACTTCATGCAATATGGAGAAGTGACAGACGTTTTCATCCCAAAACCCTTCCGGGCGTTCGCATTTGTCACATTCGCCGACGACCAG GTGGCCCAGGCCCTGTGCGGAGAGGACCTGATCATCAAGGGCGTCAGCGTGCACATCTCCAACGCCGAGCCCAAACACAACAATAGTAGGCAAATGATGGAAAGAGGGCGCTTTGGGGCGGGCGGCTTCGGTCAGGCGTACGGCGCTAGTCGTGGCGGGTTGGGTGCGGGCGGAGGGGGGAAGGGTGGGGTCAACTTCAGCGCCCTGGGCCTTAATCCCGCAATGGTGGCGGCCGCCCAGGCGGCGCTGCAGAGCAGCTGGGGGATGATGGGCATGCTGGCCAACCAGCAGGGGATGACCACGGCGGCGGGGGGCACAGCCGCCACCACTCGGGATCAGACGTACAGCTCCACCAGCACCAGTTACAGCAGCCCCACCGCGGCCAGTCTGGGCTGGCCCGCGGGTACTAACTCGGCCTCGGGCAGCGGCTTCAGCTCTGGCTTTGGCGGCTCCATGGAGACAAAGTCTTCCAACTGGGGCATGTAG